The Aureispira anguillae genome contains a region encoding:
- a CDS encoding TrmH family RNA methyltransferase, producing the protein MLSKAKIKYLQALHQKKYRLKEEAFLVEGEKIIAEVLKQDIFNVHSIYATEAWVNKNKSFLSQYNSILSVVSSHELKKISALKTPNSVVAVVRIPNYTPLVQKIQTSLNLVLENIQDPGNMGTIIRIADWFGIPHIFCSKGCVDCYNPKVVQASMGGFLRVQIHYTNLETLLDKHPQLPVYGAVLGGNNVFEESLKQPAFLLIGNEGKGLSDPIKNHLSHRITIPRLGGAESLNAGVATGILCALFNAK; encoded by the coding sequence ATGTTATCCAAAGCAAAGATTAAGTATTTACAAGCTCTTCATCAAAAAAAATATAGACTCAAAGAAGAGGCTTTTTTGGTAGAGGGCGAAAAAATTATAGCAGAAGTACTTAAGCAAGACATATTCAATGTTCATTCCATCTATGCTACAGAAGCTTGGGTTAACAAAAATAAAAGCTTTTTATCCCAATATAATTCGATATTAAGTGTTGTTAGCTCCCACGAGCTCAAAAAAATCTCTGCCTTAAAAACTCCCAACTCGGTAGTTGCTGTTGTCAGAATTCCTAATTATACGCCTTTAGTTCAAAAAATACAAACATCCCTAAATCTAGTTCTCGAAAATATTCAAGACCCTGGCAATATGGGAACCATCATACGAATCGCCGACTGGTTTGGCATTCCTCATATTTTTTGCTCAAAAGGCTGTGTGGATTGTTACAATCCCAAGGTTGTACAAGCTAGCATGGGCGGTTTTTTGAGGGTTCAAATTCACTATACCAATTTAGAGACCTTATTGGACAAGCATCCACAATTGCCTGTTTATGGTGCCGTATTGGGAGGAAATAATGTCTTTGAAGAATCGCTAAAACAACCTGCCTTTTTACTGATTGGCAACGAAGGAAAGGGCTTAAGCGATCCGATCAAAAATCATCTAAGTCATCGCATTACAATTCCTCGGTTAGGGGGAGCCGAATCTCTAAATGCAGGAGTAGCCACAGGCATCTTATGCGCATTGTTTAATGCTAAATAG
- a CDS encoding GlmU family protein, which translates to MAGISLILFDNNREQLKPLTFTRPVGELRVGILKIREKWENMLGMKASYFTTRYLSAKYPVEFEALNILVNGAILPTKELCEYILHELPANTLLTKDGKAIVLKTTQATAKDFLSGEQEIPTVIETNLELIHIDYPWDLFQQNAAALEADFYALTNGRMSQPLSATNTVIGDPAKVFLEEGAWVECAILNVENGPIYIGKNATVMEGTIIRGGFALCEGATTKMAAKIYGATTIGPYSKVGGEINNSILIGYSNKGHDGFLGNSIIGEWCNLGADTNNSNLKNNYGEVRVWDYQSASFYRTGLQFCGLIMGDHSKAGINTMFNTGTVVGVSSNIFGGDFPRKFIPSFSWGSSKGFVTYKMDKVLETAKRVMARRGKVLDEIEEDILKHIFAETDHHRTY; encoded by the coding sequence ATGGCTGGTATAAGTCTTATTTTATTTGATAACAATCGAGAACAATTAAAACCATTGACTTTCACTCGCCCTGTAGGGGAGCTTCGAGTAGGGATTCTCAAAATTCGAGAGAAGTGGGAAAATATGTTGGGGATGAAGGCCTCTTATTTTACCACTCGATACCTTTCTGCCAAGTACCCCGTAGAGTTTGAGGCGCTCAATATTCTTGTTAATGGAGCAATTTTACCAACTAAAGAACTCTGTGAGTATATCTTGCACGAATTGCCTGCCAATACCTTATTGACAAAAGATGGAAAGGCCATTGTTCTTAAAACAACTCAGGCTACTGCTAAAGATTTTTTGAGCGGAGAGCAAGAAATTCCTACCGTTATAGAAACCAACTTAGAACTTATTCACATTGATTATCCTTGGGATTTGTTCCAGCAGAATGCCGCCGCCTTGGAAGCAGATTTTTATGCCTTAACCAATGGGCGAATGTCTCAACCTCTAAGTGCAACCAATACCGTTATTGGTGATCCTGCTAAGGTTTTTTTGGAAGAAGGAGCATGGGTGGAATGTGCGATACTGAATGTAGAGAATGGACCGATTTATATTGGTAAAAATGCAACCGTTATGGAAGGGACTATTATACGTGGAGGTTTTGCTTTGTGTGAAGGGGCAACGACCAAAATGGCTGCTAAAATCTATGGAGCAACCACCATTGGACCTTATTCTAAAGTTGGCGGTGAGATCAATAATTCTATTCTTATCGGGTATTCCAATAAAGGACACGATGGTTTTTTGGGGAATTCTATAATCGGAGAGTGGTGTAATTTAGGAGCCGATACTAATAATTCTAATCTGAAAAACAACTATGGTGAAGTACGGGTTTGGGATTATCAATCTGCTTCGTTTTATCGAACAGGGTTGCAGTTTTGCGGTCTAATTATGGGCGATCATTCTAAGGCGGGTATCAATACGATGTTTAATACTGGAACAGTAGTCGGAGTTTCAAGCAATATCTTTGGTGGCGATTTTCCTCGAAAATTTATTCCTTCCTTTTCTTGGGGGAGTAGCAAAGGCTTTGTTACGTACAAAATGGACAAGGTGCTCGAAACGGCTAAACGGGTTATGGCTCGTAGAGGAAAAGTATTGGATGAAATAGAAGAAGATATATTAAAGCATATTTTTGCAGAAACGGATCATCATCGAACTTATTAA
- a CDS encoding OmpA family protein, with protein sequence MRILFFTNHLPKITMFLLLFLFSGIETVSAISSFFDYLPKYRKFKSHYQIDKIEYQEKRTIIHFRYVVQESGSATFYNGNHPNSWYLRTPPRMRGLEIQFKQLEVANIAINNEVKRSSLTNVPEISYDLKRGDVVTCQVHFVRIPRYIRMLDLIEGKDGHLDQDKFNCFDIMIKTKENPLLGKSENMLAVVNRFEKSFNYIKPKVSEEATLASTNSSTRPTTSSAPTSSSIRPSTTASTTRPRTTSTRPSTTSTPREVVNIIQNPEPIDYMPGALSAVGDLECNTRVYLPNVVFKENETKFSGRVKAIQNIRYVVEYVNTYAEARINLYGHTDIHGNPRKNLDLSRERALAVKRELVNMGVNPNKISVFFFGGSQPLPKYRNGGGANRRVEVEPICSNKN encoded by the coding sequence ATGAGAATTTTGTTTTTTACAAATCATCTCCCCAAAATTACAATGTTCCTACTGTTGTTTTTGTTCAGTGGAATAGAAACAGTTAGTGCTATTAGTAGTTTTTTTGATTATCTCCCAAAGTACAGAAAGTTTAAATCCCATTATCAAATTGATAAAATAGAATATCAAGAAAAGAGAACGATTATTCATTTTCGTTATGTTGTTCAGGAATCTGGATCAGCTACTTTTTACAATGGAAATCATCCTAATTCTTGGTATTTGCGTACTCCTCCTCGTATGAGAGGACTGGAAATTCAGTTTAAGCAGCTAGAAGTTGCTAATATTGCCATCAATAATGAAGTAAAACGAAGCTCATTAACCAATGTGCCCGAAATCAGCTATGATCTAAAAAGAGGGGATGTTGTAACTTGTCAAGTTCATTTTGTTCGTATTCCTAGGTATATTCGTATGTTAGACCTAATAGAAGGAAAGGATGGGCATTTGGATCAAGACAAATTCAACTGTTTTGATATTATGATCAAAACCAAAGAAAACCCTCTATTAGGAAAGTCTGAAAATATGTTGGCTGTAGTAAATCGATTTGAAAAATCGTTTAATTACATCAAACCAAAGGTATCAGAGGAGGCTACCTTGGCAAGTACAAACTCATCAACACGACCGACAACATCGAGTGCTCCAACTAGTTCATCCATTAGACCGAGCACAACAGCATCTACAACACGACCTAGAACAACATCTACACGACCAAGTACTACTAGCACTCCAAGAGAGGTGGTTAATATCATACAAAATCCAGAACCAATTGACTATATGCCTGGAGCTTTGTCTGCGGTAGGGGACCTAGAATGTAATACCCGAGTATATTTGCCCAATGTAGTTTTTAAAGAGAACGAGACCAAATTCTCTGGGCGAGTAAAAGCAATTCAGAACATCAGATATGTAGTGGAGTATGTTAATACTTATGCCGAGGCTAGAATTAATTTGTATGGGCATACTGATATCCATGGTAACCCACGCAAAAATCTTGATTTGTCAAGAGAGAGAGCTTTAGCTGTAAAGCGAGAATTGGTAAATATGGGAGTCAATCCTAACAAAATATCGGTCTTCTTTTTTGGTGGCTCACAGCCGCTACCCAAGTACAGAAATGGGGGTGGTGCTAACCGAAGAGTAGAGGTAGAACCCATCTGTTCCAACAAAAATTAA
- a CDS encoding spermidine synthase, which yields MEPSFWTKLGSYWFDIQLEETDSDYSGKLEVICRKGRYALCTKNAVYSYDDLYVNFRKSFQQVDLERYKINDVLVLGLGLGSIPFLLEKKFKKKYNYTLVEIDQKIVNLAKKYTLERLSSSYSVVCEDALSYVKSCSKTFDLVAIDIFIDDQIPSAFESIEFLEDIKEVLRPNALLMYNQLTYNDLLKVKTEHFFETRFKQVFKGAVALSLDGNMMLLNRE from the coding sequence ATGGAGCCTTCTTTTTGGACTAAGTTGGGGAGTTATTGGTTTGATATTCAGTTGGAAGAGACGGATAGTGATTATAGTGGAAAGCTAGAAGTGATTTGCCGAAAAGGTAGATACGCCCTCTGTACTAAAAATGCTGTTTATTCTTATGACGACTTATATGTTAATTTTCGAAAAAGTTTTCAACAAGTTGATCTAGAACGATATAAAATAAACGATGTCTTGGTGCTAGGACTGGGCTTAGGGTCTATTCCTTTTTTACTAGAAAAAAAATTTAAAAAAAAATATAATTATACGTTAGTAGAAATTGATCAAAAAATTGTAAATTTAGCTAAGAAGTATACCTTAGAACGACTATCATCTTCCTACTCAGTTGTTTGTGAAGATGCCTTAAGTTATGTTAAATCATGTTCTAAAACATTTGATTTAGTAGCAATTGATATTTTTATCGACGACCAAATTCCCTCTGCTTTTGAGTCGATAGAATTTTTAGAAGATATCAAAGAAGTATTAAGACCCAATGCTTTGCTAATGTATAACCAGTTGACCTATAATGATCTATTAAAAGTTAAGACAGAACATTTTTTTGAAACGAGATTCAAACAAGTATTTAAAGGCGCAGTTGCTTTATCTTTGGATGGAAATATGATGCTGTTGAATCGAGAATGA
- a CDS encoding glycerol-3-phosphate dehydrogenase/oxidase, which translates to MNTGTFSAAERASWLSKLETDTFDLLIIGGGITGAGIALDAATRGLKVALVEKKDFAWGTSSRSTKLIHGGLRYLKQLEFALVHEVGVERAIVHANAPHIVIPEKMLLPIIEEGSLGKTLSSIGLWVYDRLASVEKDERRKMLEKEVVADLEPLLRPDLLLGGGLYYEYRTDDARLTIENMKTAVANGAVCLNYLEATEFIYKENGYVGGAVLNDHLSNQTIKVKARRVVNAAGPWVDTVRKNDKEGVVGKRLHLTKGVHVVVPYQKLPLQQSVYFDVKKDNRMCFAIPRGNITYIGTTDTFYDTDINQPNTTKEDVEYILEATNYMFPTAQLDLADVESSWAGLRPLIHQDGKSPSELSRRDEIFYSETGLISIAGGKLTGYRKMAERVLNFVAKTMRTKNHSKTQDLTLSGGDFDSSEAIQDYIYKITGEAKQIDLKTADVQALVYKYGTNTELIINRAYELYNSIRDPHDRLMSAEVWYAIHYEMTNNLCDFFIRRTGRLYFERPTLKRWYPYVANEMAKILAWSEERKSKEVEDFEKEYHAVLSFRK; encoded by the coding sequence ATGAATACAGGTACTTTTTCAGCTGCTGAACGTGCTAGCTGGTTGTCTAAATTAGAGACAGATACTTTTGACTTATTGATTATCGGAGGTGGAATTACAGGAGCAGGAATTGCTTTGGATGCCGCTACTAGAGGGCTCAAAGTAGCACTAGTAGAAAAAAAGGATTTTGCTTGGGGAACGAGTAGCCGATCTACCAAATTAATTCATGGTGGTTTGCGCTATTTAAAACAGCTAGAGTTTGCTTTGGTTCATGAAGTTGGGGTTGAACGAGCGATTGTTCATGCCAATGCTCCCCACATTGTGATTCCCGAAAAAATGCTTTTGCCAATTATAGAAGAAGGTTCTTTGGGTAAAACATTAAGCTCTATTGGTCTGTGGGTGTACGACCGCCTAGCAAGTGTAGAAAAGGATGAGCGTAGAAAAATGCTAGAAAAGGAAGTTGTGGCAGATTTAGAACCATTGTTGCGCCCTGATCTTTTGTTGGGGGGCGGTTTGTATTATGAATATAGAACGGATGATGCTCGATTGACCATTGAAAATATGAAAACGGCTGTGGCTAATGGGGCTGTTTGTTTGAATTATCTAGAGGCAACAGAATTTATTTATAAAGAAAATGGATACGTTGGGGGAGCAGTATTAAACGATCATTTGTCTAATCAAACGATAAAGGTAAAGGCTAGACGAGTCGTAAATGCTGCTGGCCCTTGGGTGGATACCGTACGAAAAAATGATAAAGAAGGAGTGGTTGGCAAGCGTCTTCATCTTACAAAGGGGGTGCATGTGGTGGTGCCCTACCAAAAATTGCCACTCCAACAATCGGTTTATTTTGATGTCAAAAAGGACAATCGAATGTGTTTTGCAATTCCAAGGGGAAATATTACTTATATAGGAACAACAGATACCTTTTATGATACTGATATTAACCAACCCAACACGACCAAAGAAGATGTAGAATATATCTTAGAGGCGACGAATTATATGTTTCCTACTGCTCAATTAGACCTTGCAGATGTAGAGTCTTCTTGGGCTGGCTTGCGCCCTTTGATTCATCAAGATGGAAAATCTCCTTCCGAATTATCTCGTAGAGATGAGATCTTTTATTCAGAAACGGGCTTAATTTCTATCGCAGGAGGAAAGTTGACAGGGTATCGCAAGATGGCTGAACGAGTGCTCAACTTTGTTGCCAAAACAATGCGAACAAAAAATCATTCAAAAACGCAGGATTTAACTTTGTCTGGAGGTGATTTTGACTCGTCTGAGGCAATTCAAGATTATATTTATAAAATAACAGGAGAAGCCAAGCAAATTGATTTAAAAACAGCCGATGTTCAGGCTTTGGTCTATAAGTATGGAACCAATACAGAACTTATTATCAATCGAGCTTATGAATTGTATAACTCAATTAGAGATCCCCATGATCGTTTAATGAGTGCCGAAGTGTGGTATGCAATTCATTATGAAATGACCAATAATTTGTGCGATTTCTTTATTCGTCGTACAGGAAGGCTTTATTTTGAACGACCAACCTTAAAACGTTGGTACCCATACGTGGCGAACGAAATGGCAAAGATATTAGCTTGGTCAGAAGAACGAAAATCCAAGGAAGTGGAAGATTTTGAAAAAGAATATCATGCTGTTCTAAGTTTTAGAAAATAA
- the trhA gene encoding PAQR family membrane homeostasis protein TrhA, which yields MDKLKELNDWESNDISNRLETELGGFFSDLPIRTYREELLNTWSHGLFAMVSVIGFIYLIYLGTNSNEEYALTSAIVYGLSLVILFTASALYHGSSAPLLKKRLRIMDHCAIFLFIAGNYTPLLLLTVGGTTGWSLLLLQWSVAMVGVLLKIKFTGQYDWFFILLFVVMAWIGVIQGDYIYNTLPATGFNWLIVGGLVYMFGIFFYKSEGRVPYAHLIWHLFVMGGCFIHYLVMINYVF from the coding sequence ATGGATAAACTGAAGGAACTAAATGATTGGGAATCTAATGATATAAGCAATAGACTAGAAACGGAGTTGGGTGGTTTTTTTTCAGATTTACCCATTCGAACTTACAGAGAAGAACTATTAAATACTTGGTCGCATGGTTTGTTTGCGATGGTTTCTGTGATAGGCTTTATTTATTTAATTTATCTTGGTACCAATAGCAACGAGGAATATGCACTAACCTCAGCTATTGTATATGGGCTTAGTTTGGTAATTTTATTTACTGCCTCAGCTTTATATCATGGCTCTTCAGCGCCATTGCTCAAAAAGAGATTAAGAATAATGGACCATTGTGCGATCTTTTTGTTTATTGCAGGAAATTATACGCCTTTATTGCTATTGACTGTTGGAGGAACGACAGGGTGGTCTTTGTTGCTTTTGCAATGGTCTGTTGCCATGGTAGGAGTCTTGCTAAAGATTAAATTTACAGGGCAATACGATTGGTTCTTTATTCTTTTATTTGTTGTAATGGCTTGGATTGGTGTAATTCAAGGAGATTATATTTATAATACATTGCCTGCAACAGGATTTAATTGGTTAATTGTTGGAGGCTTAGTATATATGTTTGGCATCTTTTTTTATAAATCAGAAGGGAGGGTTCCTTATGCTCATCTTATATGGCATTTGTTTGTAATGGGAGGTTGTTTTATACATTACCTTGTGATGATAAATTATGTATTTTAG
- a CDS encoding 3-hydroxyanthranilate 3,4-dioxygenase: MKAFNVVNLMNWVEENKDNLKPPVCNKEVFPGSEYIVMVIGGPNLRKDYHYNETPEFFMQLKGDMVLKIIDNGEPKDIPIKEGEIFVLPAKVPHSPQRPEGTIGLVIEHVRDVEQHTDGFQWYCESCNHQLHEDYFKLTNIEKQLPETFAKFNGNEALHKCSNCGDVLQVGKKK, encoded by the coding sequence ATGAAAGCATTTAATGTAGTTAACCTAATGAATTGGGTAGAAGAAAACAAAGATAATTTAAAGCCTCCTGTTTGTAATAAAGAAGTATTTCCTGGTTCTGAGTATATTGTAATGGTCATTGGTGGGCCTAATTTGCGAAAAGATTATCATTATAATGAAACACCAGAATTTTTTATGCAATTGAAGGGCGATATGGTGCTTAAGATTATTGATAATGGAGAGCCAAAGGATATTCCCATCAAAGAAGGAGAAATTTTTGTATTGCCTGCAAAAGTACCCCATTCACCTCAGCGACCAGAAGGAACAATTGGGTTGGTTATTGAACATGTTCGTGATGTAGAGCAACATACAGATGGTTTTCAATGGTATTGCGAAAGTTGCAATCATCAACTACACGAAGATTATTTTAAATTAACTAATATTGAAAAGCAGTTGCCAGAAACATTTGCTAAGTTTAATGGCAATGAGGCTTTGCACAAATGCAGCAATTGTGGCGATGTGTTGCAAGTTGGCAAAAAGAAATAA
- a CDS encoding BamA/TamA family outer membrane protein: protein MKYKFEHFYGIVLFLCLLMSSCGNHKYLKSHSKSTEKPRNRVYDEHRVVKNELNFVKQKYKIQEDYENLWYEISTIIKQVPDRSVVKGFRQWVYHLNDTLSTSYRFNRDSNAILPKTIRRKSNGLQKWLHNKVGIKPVILDTALTRKTAESMRIFLNQRAYFNASVDYSIKYKRHKAIVSYHIKTGMPLLIDTVSVFSKDSAIHKILEEIKVSTILKKGVPLSADNFDQNLEKEKKRITLAIRDRGYYDFNWNYIVVEADTINARKVKPKGGGLFGGPLEQGEPRANVYLEVLPYSDTSIMHPRYTISNVYITPNEYILKAHQRRTIKKDSFFIVERTLKERQKKILLKSNDIMLPNDSLIKESVLLNGKKIRLVQRSVPRFKKMTLNSRADLLAEDKIIHIILRKIVKNKDGKPASEQEKRQKYFIRDKIISDAVLVKAGDLYNNKTSQESEKRIDKLDVFRFPRIEYVPSANGKKNHLDCLVKMQPGKKQAVGADFEVNNNYATVSSLGIATFLSYQNKNIFKGAETFEVSALGGIDFKLNGQDSFDNNFFEQAVNLLDINLETSLYFPRFLGIKGIEKAFKMERPSTKVAIGYRFLQQAADFQISSFYTKMGYEWSKGTQHAFRWNPILINLTLKPVLDANFEALLKENNRPLYESLSASYLIPSMDFSYTFSSLDNKTKGGGWYFKSSFEVAGNLFYLADKIIKPKETMQFWGIDYSQYFRTDLDIRYSYKLSKRHSIISRLMVGIIIPYGNSEGTEVPFVKRFTLGGPSSMRAWNLRYLGPGSQRSINGAEFQMGDFRVEFNSEYRFMFNSWIGAALFVDVGNIWLLESTSSSRGIPYPNVKTGVFTERFYEQLAIGAGLGLRFDLSFFVFRFDFAFQVREPQGYGENETDPRPYWNAKPFHPERHKFIIAIGYPF from the coding sequence ATGAAATACAAATTTGAGCACTTCTATGGTATTGTTTTGTTTTTGTGCCTACTTATGAGTAGCTGTGGCAATCATAAATATTTAAAAAGCCATTCAAAATCAACAGAGAAACCTCGGAATAGAGTTTATGACGAGCACAGGGTTGTCAAAAACGAACTTAATTTTGTAAAGCAAAAGTACAAAATACAAGAAGACTATGAGAATTTGTGGTACGAAATATCTACAATAATAAAACAGGTTCCCGATCGTTCTGTCGTCAAAGGTTTTAGACAGTGGGTTTATCATCTTAACGATACCTTATCAACTTCTTACCGATTCAATAGAGATAGCAATGCTATTTTACCCAAAACTATCCGTCGAAAATCGAATGGTTTACAAAAGTGGTTACACAATAAAGTAGGAATAAAACCTGTTATTTTAGATACTGCACTGACTAGAAAAACAGCAGAGTCAATGCGTATTTTTCTGAATCAGAGGGCTTATTTTAATGCATCAGTAGATTATAGTATAAAATATAAGCGACATAAGGCAATTGTTAGTTATCATATCAAAACAGGAATGCCTTTATTGATTGATACCGTATCTGTATTTTCTAAAGATTCTGCCATACACAAAATTTTAGAAGAAATTAAGGTTTCGACAATTCTCAAAAAGGGAGTGCCTTTATCAGCCGATAATTTTGACCAAAACTTAGAGAAAGAAAAAAAGCGAATCACATTGGCCATTAGAGATAGAGGCTATTATGATTTTAATTGGAATTATATTGTTGTGGAGGCCGATACGATTAATGCCAGAAAGGTGAAGCCCAAAGGAGGTGGTTTGTTTGGTGGTCCGTTAGAACAAGGAGAGCCTAGAGCCAATGTTTATCTAGAAGTTTTACCCTACTCTGATACGTCAATTATGCATCCTCGTTATACGATTTCTAATGTTTATATTACCCCCAATGAGTATATTTTAAAGGCTCACCAAAGACGTACAATAAAAAAAGATTCTTTTTTTATTGTAGAACGAACGCTAAAAGAACGACAAAAGAAAATCTTGCTAAAGAGCAATGATATTATGTTGCCCAACGATTCCTTAATAAAAGAAAGCGTTCTGTTGAATGGCAAAAAAATAAGGCTCGTGCAACGTAGTGTCCCTCGATTCAAAAAAATGACCTTAAATTCTCGTGCAGATTTGTTAGCAGAGGACAAAATTATCCATATTATCCTGCGAAAAATTGTCAAAAACAAGGATGGAAAACCAGCAAGTGAACAGGAAAAACGACAAAAATACTTCATCCGAGATAAAATCATTTCAGATGCTGTTTTGGTTAAGGCGGGTGATTTGTACAATAATAAAACCTCGCAAGAATCTGAAAAACGCATTGATAAATTGGATGTTTTTCGATTTCCCCGCATCGAATATGTGCCTTCTGCCAATGGCAAAAAGAACCATCTAGATTGTTTGGTTAAGATGCAACCTGGTAAAAAGCAGGCAGTAGGAGCGGACTTTGAGGTTAATAACAATTACGCTACCGTGTCTAGTCTTGGAATTGCTACGTTTCTTTCTTATCAAAATAAAAATATATTTAAAGGAGCAGAAACCTTTGAAGTATCGGCTCTTGGTGGGATTGATTTTAAACTCAATGGACAGGATAGTTTTGACAATAACTTTTTTGAGCAGGCGGTCAACTTGTTAGACATTAACCTAGAAACAAGTTTGTATTTTCCTCGTTTCTTGGGGATAAAAGGGATTGAAAAGGCTTTTAAAATGGAAAGACCTAGCACCAAAGTAGCAATAGGGTATCGTTTTTTGCAACAGGCTGCAGATTTTCAGATTAGCTCTTTTTATACCAAAATGGGCTATGAATGGTCTAAGGGAACACAACATGCCTTTAGATGGAATCCTATATTGATTAATTTAACCTTAAAACCTGTCTTAGATGCTAACTTTGAGGCCTTGTTAAAAGAAAACAATCGTCCGTTGTATGAATCTTTGTCGGCGAGTTATTTAATTCCTAGCATGGATTTTAGTTATACTTTTAGCTCCTTGGATAACAAAACAAAAGGAGGAGGTTGGTATTTTAAGTCTTCTTTTGAGGTGGCAGGAAACCTTTTCTATTTGGCAGATAAAATCATTAAGCCCAAGGAAACCATGCAATTTTGGGGCATAGATTACTCGCAATATTTTCGAACAGATTTAGATATTCGTTACTCCTACAAATTAAGCAAGCGCCATTCTATTATCTCTAGGTTAATGGTGGGAATTATTATTCCTTATGGCAACTCCGAAGGTACAGAAGTTCCTTTTGTAAAGCGTTTTACTTTGGGGGGACCTAGTAGTATGAGGGCTTGGAATTTGAGATACTTGGGACCTGGATCACAACGCTCAATTAATGGAGCTGAGTTTCAAATGGGAGACTTTAGAGTAGAATTTAATAGCGAGTATCGATTTATGTTTAATTCTTGGATTGGGGCTGCCTTATTTGTTGATGTGGGCAATATATGGCTGTTAGAATCTACTTCTTCTAGTCGTGGAATTCCATACCCCAATGTAAAAACAGGCGTTTTTACTGAGCGCTTTTACGAACAGTTGGCAATTGGGGCAGGACTTGGGTTGCGATTTGATTTAAGTTTTTTTGTTTTTCGATTTGATTTTGCATTTCAAGTTCGAGAACCTCAAGGTTATGGTGAAAATGAAACAGATCCTAGACCTTACTGGAATGCCAAGCCATTCCATCCAGAGCGCCACAAGTTTATTATTGCGATAGGCTATCCATTTTGA
- a CDS encoding response regulator receiver protein — translation MAKNKKRRRPIHVLMIDDDEGLSASIKNRARRYNVIITSTTNFRDGFKELENSPKYQAVILDGKAPMTAEQPKGTEAENFVHEAILKLRELEILHERTLPFCVHTAWYVQLEPSLRNRAQIFDKKKTAVDDNMMEAMFEYLHQAIGTLEITKIKQQHPEVFEFAETYLDAEDNTFLISLLSPKLSSKREDLMNRLGFIRRLEESILNVYCKEYLKMDPMLFGQGKETPGRGKDLIDHIKVKKLAPLHISFMTYVIYSTQSIAINHKAPESSEYYNYPITIYTVQTFINALLDIIIWVQTSIEEAHQNG, via the coding sequence ATGGCAAAAAATAAAAAACGCAGAAGACCCATCCATGTTTTGATGATAGATGATGATGAAGGACTTTCTGCATCAATTAAAAATAGAGCCCGCCGATATAATGTAATTATAACCAGTACTACCAATTTTCGAGATGGGTTCAAAGAGCTAGAAAACAGCCCCAAATATCAAGCTGTTATTTTGGATGGAAAGGCTCCTATGACGGCAGAACAGCCTAAAGGAACAGAGGCCGAAAATTTTGTACACGAAGCAATCTTAAAACTGAGAGAATTGGAGATCCTTCATGAACGAACGCTCCCTTTTTGTGTGCATACGGCTTGGTATGTGCAACTAGAACCTAGTTTGCGCAATAGAGCTCAAATTTTTGACAAGAAAAAGACGGCTGTTGATGATAATATGATGGAAGCGATGTTTGAGTACCTTCATCAGGCAATAGGAACCTTAGAAATCACCAAAATTAAGCAACAGCATCCTGAAGTTTTTGAATTTGCAGAAACATATCTAGATGCTGAAGACAATACCTTTTTAATTAGTTTGTTGTCTCCCAAACTTTCTTCTAAACGAGAAGACTTAATGAACCGCTTAGGTTTTATCCGCCGCTTAGAAGAGTCGATCCTAAATGTTTATTGCAAAGAATACCTTAAAATGGACCCTATGCTCTTTGGGCAAGGCAAAGAAACCCCTGGTAGAGGCAAGGATTTGATCGACCACATCAAAGTCAAAAAATTAGCCCCTTTGCACATTTCTTTTATGACTTATGTCATTTATAGTACACAAAGCATTGCCATCAATCACAAAGCTCCTGAATCTAGTGAGTATTACAATTATCCAATTACTATTTATACGGTTCAGACTTTTATTAATGCCTTATTGGATATTATTATTTGGGTACAAACGAGTATTGAAGAAGCCCATCAAAATGGATAG